A single region of the Brachypodium distachyon strain Bd21 chromosome 3, Brachypodium_distachyon_v3.0, whole genome shotgun sequence genome encodes:
- the LOC106866318 gene encoding uncharacterized protein LOC106866318 yields MHVHAEVACAVIDLAARAAKSTRRIAVHVLAESAHVVVETARTALTVLVAFFLAADGELAAESVGAVAKPVCAARDRAVANPAHAVVQRLVVQQVQSDGARAALTEPVRLVFFLTANRELAVEFVHAAVAEPARLVAVAAARVPELAATDTSSST; encoded by the coding sequence ATGCATGTCCATGCCGAGGTGGCGTGCGCCGTCATCGACCTTGCTGCACGTGCGGCCAAGTCCACGCGTCGTATCGCCGTGCATGTCCTCGCTGAGTCCGCACACGTCGTCGTTGAGACCGCACGCACGGCCCTCACTGTGCtggtcgccttcttcctcgcagCCGACGGAGAGCTCGCTGCCGAGTCCGTGGGAGCCGTGGCCAAGCCCGTGTGCGCTGCCCGTGATCGTGCCGTGGCCAACCCCGCGCACGCCGTCGTCCAGCGGCTCGTCGTCCAGCAAGTCCAGTCCGATGGAGCGCGCGCCGCCCTCACTGAGCCCGTgcgcctcgtcttcttcctcactgCCAACAGAGAGCTCGCGGTCGAGTTCGTgcacgccgccgtggccgagcCCGCGCGGCTCGTCGCCGTGGCTGCCGCGCGGGTCCCAGAGCTCGCTGCGACGGACACGTCTTCCTCCACCTAG
- the LOC100840741 gene encoding uncharacterized protein LOC100840741, with the protein MAIVMGVLVVCMAIVVGVLLVCMAMVLGVAVISSVLVVCMAIVIGVLRVCMAMVVGDSASPCSPAHCSSAWPIPHGSRNMASTKEVKDDLSLLISSANDHSAVTQGTKNIQRWGVTKHVIMLSDDEQMNYYPIKRVYPLNILSNSSHRDGSIYRSIWNKQFDASDRSETRLEAKMHSEPTSRCLLRDGVCIFHAPSNMLQVFSLKLANIPVDSGSVELYGYIAVRDGLDRLLNYVVNFSRDDPIIVEQGALINMNGPKRAIHMYDSVFIEYDMKIKTGQQEKDDLQLIDGLSSIDDTGTWNRRTITRRINGDSGAVDLTFLRLESAVQGTVEVSISEVKCSFKLSLGCILNRLNEEICLFDGNIGGESSVLRSSVVAVNIDSGMDLKFKFGSESSISVEVCSFEASNHGVSTQQIKTDFALISVTVTWSALLE; encoded by the exons ATGGCCATCGTGATGGGCGTGCTCGTCGTCTGCATGGCTATCGTGGTGGGTGTGCTCCTCGTCTGCATGGCCATGGTCCTCGGCGTCGCCGTGATCTCCTCCGTACTCGTCGTCTGCATGGCCATCGTGATAGGTGTGCTCCGCGTCTGCATGGCCATGGTCGTCGGCGACTCGGCGTCGCCGTGTTCTCCGGCGCACTGCTCGTCGGCGTGGCC AATTCCTCATGGATCTCGTAACATGGCGAGCACCAAAGAAGTAAAAGATGACCTGTCTCTGCTCATCTCTTCTGCCAATGATCACTCTGCCGTCACCCAAGGCACGAAGAACATACAAAGGTGGGGCGTAACCAAGCATGTAATCATGCTCAGTGATGACGAACAAATGAACTATTACCCCATCAAACGTGTATATCCTCTCAATATATTATCAAATAGCAGCCACCGTGATGGTTCTATATACAGGAGTATATGGAATAAACAATTTGATGCCTCAGACCGAAGTGAGA CTCGGTTGGAGGCAAAGATGCATTCAGAACCCACAAGTCGTTGCTTGTTGCGCGATGGAGTTTGTATATTCCATGCACCTAGTAACATGCTGCAGGTTTTCTCATTAAAGTTGGCAAATATTCCTGTGGATAGTGGCTCTGTGGAGTTGTATGGATACATAGCAGTACGGGATGGTTTGGATCGATTGCTTAATTATGTCGTCAACTTTAGCAGAGATGATCCCATCATCGTGGAGCAG GGTGCTCTCATCAACATGAATGGCCCTAAGCGAGCGATACATATGTATGACAGTGTTTTCATTGAGTATGACATGAAGATCAAGACAGGTCAACAAGAAAAAGATGATCTACAGTTGATTGATGGTCTATCATCCATAGACGACACGGGTACATGGAATCGTCGCACGATAACAAGACGCATTAATGGAGATTCTGGCGCTGTCGACTTAACTTTTTTGCGTCTTGAAAGCGCTGTTCAAGGAACTGTAGAAGTTTCCATATCAGAAGTGAAATGCAGTTTCAAATTGTCTCTTGGTTGTATCCTCAATAGATTGAATGAAGAAATTTGTCTCTTCGATGGCAACATTGGTGGTGAATCAAGTGTTTTACGGAGCTCTGTGGTTGCTGTCAACATTGATTCTGGGATGGATTTGAAGTTCAAGTTTGGTTCGGAGTCCTCCATTTCTGTTGAAGTATGTTCCTTCGAGGCGAGCAATCATGGGGTGTCTACTCAGCAGATAAAGACTGATTTTGCATTGATCTCAGTTACGGTGACTTGGTCGGCTTTGCTGGAATGA